The DNA window AAGCCAACGATTTCTCCGAAGATGAAAAGGCTGTGGTGGTCGACGCCTACGACTACATGCACTGGACTTCGGGCGATGCCATCCATGGCACGCCGATCGATGTTGCCTTCATCGGATCCTGTACGAATGGTCGCATCGAAGATCTCCGGGCAGCAGCGGCGATCGCTCGGACCGGCAAGGTTGCGCCGGGCGTCAAGGCTCTGGTGGTGCCGGGCTCGCAAGAGGTGGCTCGTCAGGCGGAATCCGAAGGGCTGCACGAGATCTTCAAAGCCGCTGGGTTTGAATGGCGCCTCGCCGGATGTTCGATGTGTCTGGCAATGAATCCGGATAAACTGCAGGGCGATCAGGTCTGCGCTTCCTCGAGCAATCGTAATTTCAAGGGTCGCCAGGGCAGTGCGACCGGTCGGACTCTTTTGATGAGCCCGGCGATGGTCGCAGCAGCGGCGATTTCCGGTCGAGTAGCCGACGTCCGGCAGGTCCTTTCGGAGGGATGAGTTCAATGACGGAAACAGAGAAATCCGGATTGCGTCCGGTCACTGGCGTCACAGGACACCCGGTGCCCCTGCGCGGCAACGATATAGATACCGACAGGATCATCCCGGCACGCTTCATGACGGCGATTACGTTTGATGGAATGGGGGAACTCGCTTTCTACGATGTTCGTTTCGATGCCGACGGCAACGAGGTCGAACATCCGATGAATGATCCGAAGCATCGTGCCAAAGGCCCGCAGGTGGCGGTGGTGAACAAGAATTTCGGCTGCGGTTCATCCCGAGAGCATGCGCCTCAGGCAATGCATCGCTGGGGCGTTCATGCGATCGTCGGCGAATCCTTTGCCGATATTTTCTTCGGGAATTGTGTCGCACTAGGGATCCCCTGTCTGACTCTGGACACAGCCGATATCGAAAAGCTGATGGCCGCTGTCGAGCAGGAGCCTGCTCAATCGTTGGCTGTCGACGTTGAGAAAAATGAGGTCCGGCACGGAGAAACCGTGTATTCCGGAACGATGCCGGCTTCTGCGCGCGAACAATTCCTCAGCGGGAATTGGGACGCTACCGGTGCCTTGCTGTCGGCCCTGCCCGAGGTGCGATCGACGGCTGCCAAATTGCCTTATACGAGAGGGTTCGCGGGCTGACACGGTTTGGTGTCACGAAGCGTGCATAGTACGACTCGGATATGATCCGAACGAATATACGCGCGTTTCTCTGGCTCTCAATTCTCTTGCTTGTGGGGGCCTGCGGGGCCAAGCAGCGACTCCCGGGCCCGAACTTTCCGGCAAGCGGCGCGCCCTTTATCCGAGCCTCGCTGCTCGACGATCCCGCCGTTCTGAAGCCGGAGGGATTGCGTTACCGAATGATTTTGATCGGCGATACGGGAGACCCTGCCGAAGTCGAGCCCTCCCATGAGGCCCTGCGAGTTTGGGGTGATGCGGTCGCGGACCGGACGACGGTCTTTTTTCTCGGAGACAACCTTTATTTCAGCGGATTGGAAGATGATGACCGTGAGCGGGGCGAGGGCATTCTCCGCCAGCAACTTGAGGCCACCGCGGCGCAAAAAGTATTCGTGCCGGGGAACCACGACTGGGGTGGCTTGAACCCGACGCGTGCTTCAGTGCTCTATAATCAGGAGGAGTTTATCGAGGAGGCTGGCGCAATGTTTCGACCGCGCGGCGGTTGTCCCGGCCCTGCCGTGGTCGAGTTGGCTCCGGGGAGCGGCTCCGCAGGCGCCGGCGCGGTGGTCGCTATCTTGCTGGATACGCAATGGTGGTGGGTTCCGGAAGAAAAGCGCTCGGACTGCCCGGGCCGAAATACGCCTGCGGAAGTTGTCGCCGCGCTGGATCAGGCTCTGGAGGCTCACGCCGATGATATCGTTCTCGTGGCCGCGCATCATCCGATGGCTTCGGGCAGTTCTCACGGCGGTATGAGCCGAGGGATGGCCGCCGATCTGGTCGAGAATGCCGTTATCTCGCTGGGTTTGTATCTGCAGGATATCCAGGACCCCGATTATCAGACGATGATACGGAATCTTTCCAGCGCTTTGCGGCAACACCCACCGACGGTTTACGCGGCCGGCCACGATCATGCGCTGCAGATTCTTGACGGCGGGGAGCTCGCCGAAGTTCAGGTCGTCAGTGGCGCAGGGTCCGAGGCCAAAGTCAGCCCGGTGACCCATTTGTCGGAGACCATTTTTGCTCACGCGCATACGGGCTTTGTGTTGGTCGATATCCTGGGCGCGGCGGATGCCCCCAAGGTTCTTCTTCACGTGATCGAGCCGGGGCAGCAAAACCCTGTTTTTACTTGGGAAATTCCCCAGGAATAGCTCTGGATCGAGCCTCGTCTCGAGCCGGCTCCGTCTCTCGGCCCCGAGATGATCCTGACCGATCGGTCGGGGATTTGACATGCTTTCTCGTGGGCTGTAATTCGCCTTCCTGACCGATCGGTCGGGGCAGCGCCTCGGTTCGTGGCGGGGGGGGATCATGGCGTTTGCGGTTGCAGGACATTCACAGGCAAAAATTTCGCCGGGGCTTCTCGCTCGGGCGCGCGAGGCGGTGGAAAAGTCTCGAGAATTCTTGCTGCGCCGGCAGGCCGTCGAGGGGCATTGGCATTTTTCGATGGAAGCCAATGCGACGATGGATGCGCAATATATCTTCTTCAACCGCCTGCACGGCAGAGAGAAGCCAGCCGAGGAAAAACGTCTCGGCCTTCATTTGCTTGCCACGCAGGGGGCCGACGGCGGTTGGCCGCTTTTCCACGGTGGCCCCGGACACCTATCGGCCAGCATCGAGGCCTATTTTGCCCTGAAGCTTCTGGGGTATTCCCCCGAGGATGAACCTCTGCGGCGGGCGTGCGAGTTCATCCACGGACAAGGGGGGCTTGCGCAGGCTCAGGTCTTCACACGCTTCTTTCTGGCTTTCTTCGGCCAATTCCCATGGGAGGGTGTGCCCGCTCTCCCGCCCGAGATCATGCTCTTGCCGGATCGGTTTCGGTTCTCGATTTACAATATGTCGAGCTGGGCGCGTTCGACGGTGGTGCCCTTGCTCATTCTCGGCCAACACCGTCCCCGTGTCGTGATCCCGGCCGAGCAAGGCTGCGCGGAATTATGGGTTGGCTCCGAAGTAGCTGACGATTTTTCGTTTCCACCGGCGGAAGAGACAATTTCGTGGAAGAATTTTTTCGTGCAGGCAGACAAGGTTTTCCGCTTGCTCGACCGCCTGCCGACCTCGTGGCGTCGAGCCGGGCTGGAGCGGGCCCTGCATTGGGTTCTGGAGCGCCAGGATTGCAACGGAGGTTGGGCCGGGATTCAGCCGGCCATGATCAACTCGGTCCTCGCGCTGCGGGCCATGGGATGCGCCGCAAATCACCCGGCGGTCGTCGCGGGTCTTGAGGCCATCGATGATTTTCTCGTGGAACGAGACGGACACCTGCTTTTCCAGCCCTGTGTTTCGCCCACCTGGGATACCGCATTGATCGTGCGGGGATTGCTTGACGCGGGCGAAAGTCCCGACTCGGAGGCGGTCACTTCGGCGGTGCGCTGGCTTGAAAAGGCACAGATCCGACGGGAGGGGGATTGGGCGGTGAAAAGGCCCGATCTGCCCGCGGCGGGTTGGGCCTTTGAGTACGCCAACGATTTCTACCCGGACGTGGATGATTCAGCAGTCATTCTGATGTCGCTGCACCTCGCCGGTCGCGCCGACACGGATTGCTTCCGGGATGGCTATGCCTGGACTGTCGGGATGCAGAGTCGGGATGGCGGTTATGGTGCGTTCGACGTCGACAACGACAACCACGCATTCAACGAACTACCTTTCGCTGACATGAAGGCCCAGATCGATCCGCCGACCGAAGATCTGGCCGGACGCCTTCTGGAATTGATGGGGCAAACAGGATCCTCGGCGGAGGAACCCCGACTCGTCGCTGCCCGGCGATTTCTTCGCAAAACACAGCAGCCGGACGGTTCCTGGTGGGGGCGCTGGGGCGTTAATTATATTTACGGAACCTGGTCGGCTTTGCTCGGTTTGCGCGCGGTGAATGCGCCCGAGGACGAGGATATGCTGGCCCGCGGTACCTCGTGGCTCAAATCCGTGCAGAACGAGGACGGCGGCTTTGGCGAAACTTGCGCCTCCTACAAGGACCCCGATCTGCGATCGGAGGGCGCAAGCACGGCCTCGCAGACGGCATGGGCGCTGATGGGAATTCTGGCCGGAGAACAGCAGTCGGGCAAAGCGGTCGAGGATGGCATCGATTTCCTCTGCCGCTCCCAGGCTGACGACGGAAGTTGGCCGGAACCTGAATTTACCGGGACGGGTTTCCCGAATCATTTCTACCTTCGTTACGACGGCTACCGTTGTTTTTTCCCCTTGATGGCTCTGGGGCGGTTTGTCGCGATGGCTGAGGACAAAACTCCCTCTGCGTATGCAGGGGCGGAGCAAGCACAATGAAGATTGGTATTGATAGAATTGGGGCCTATGTGCCTTCCGAAGTTTTGCGAGCCGAGGTTCTTGCCGAAGCGCGGGATATTCCGCTCGGGAAGCTCAAGGATGGCCTTGGCGTCCATGCGATGGCCGTCGTCCCGCCCTGGGAAGACACCGTCTCGCTCGCAGCCAATGCGGGCCTTCGCGCGCTCGGCGACGACGTCGCCGCTGAGGAAATCGGGTTGTGCATTGTTGGCACCGAATCGGGGGTCGATCACTCCAAGCCTACTGCAATTTTCGTTCACGAATTATTGGGGCTTCCTTCGAATTGTCGGACCTACGAGGTCAAACACGCCTGTTTCGGAGGGACTGCGGCTCTGCTCACCGCGATGGACTGGATCGCTTCGGGATCGGCACGGGGGCGCAAGGCTTTGGTGATCGCGAGCGATATCGCAAAATATCCTCCGGGGTCGGCGGGCGAACCTACGCAGGGGGCCGGTGCTGTGGCGCTGGTTGTCTCCGAGAATCCGGCGCTGGTCGAAATGGACCGAAGCACGACCGGCGTGTTCGCAGGGCAGGTCCATGATTTTTGGCGGCCTCTCGACCAGACTCAGGCGATTGTTGACGGCAAGTACTCGGTCGACTGCTACCTCGA is part of the Candidatus Binatia bacterium genome and encodes:
- the leuD gene encoding 3-isopropylmalate dehydratase small subunit, giving the protein MTETEKSGLRPVTGVTGHPVPLRGNDIDTDRIIPARFMTAITFDGMGELAFYDVRFDADGNEVEHPMNDPKHRAKGPQVAVVNKNFGCGSSREHAPQAMHRWGVHAIVGESFADIFFGNCVALGIPCLTLDTADIEKLMAAVEQEPAQSLAVDVEKNEVRHGETVYSGTMPASAREQFLSGNWDATGALLSALPEVRSTAAKLPYTRGFAG
- a CDS encoding metallophosphoesterase gives rise to the protein MIRTNIRAFLWLSILLLVGACGAKQRLPGPNFPASGAPFIRASLLDDPAVLKPEGLRYRMILIGDTGDPAEVEPSHEALRVWGDAVADRTTVFFLGDNLYFSGLEDDDRERGEGILRQQLEATAAQKVFVPGNHDWGGLNPTRASVLYNQEEFIEEAGAMFRPRGGCPGPAVVELAPGSGSAGAGAVVAILLDTQWWWVPEEKRSDCPGRNTPAEVVAALDQALEAHADDIVLVAAHHPMASGSSHGGMSRGMAADLVENAVISLGLYLQDIQDPDYQTMIRNLSSALRQHPPTVYAAGHDHALQILDGGELAEVQVVSGAGSEAKVSPVTHLSETIFAHAHTGFVLVDILGAADAPKVLLHVIEPGQQNPVFTWEIPQE
- the shc gene encoding squalene--hopene cyclase, producing MAFAVAGHSQAKISPGLLARAREAVEKSREFLLRRQAVEGHWHFSMEANATMDAQYIFFNRLHGREKPAEEKRLGLHLLATQGADGGWPLFHGGPGHLSASIEAYFALKLLGYSPEDEPLRRACEFIHGQGGLAQAQVFTRFFLAFFGQFPWEGVPALPPEIMLLPDRFRFSIYNMSSWARSTVVPLLILGQHRPRVVIPAEQGCAELWVGSEVADDFSFPPAEETISWKNFFVQADKVFRLLDRLPTSWRRAGLERALHWVLERQDCNGGWAGIQPAMINSVLALRAMGCAANHPAVVAGLEAIDDFLVERDGHLLFQPCVSPTWDTALIVRGLLDAGESPDSEAVTSAVRWLEKAQIRREGDWAVKRPDLPAAGWAFEYANDFYPDVDDSAVILMSLHLAGRADTDCFRDGYAWTVGMQSRDGGYGAFDVDNDNHAFNELPFADMKAQIDPPTEDLAGRLLELMGQTGSSAEEPRLVAARRFLRKTQQPDGSWWGRWGVNYIYGTWSALLGLRAVNAPEDEDMLARGTSWLKSVQNEDGGFGETCASYKDPDLRSEGASTASQTAWALMGILAGEQQSGKAVEDGIDFLCRSQADDGSWPEPEFTGTGFPNHFYLRYDGYRCFFPLMALGRFVAMAEDKTPSAYAGAEQAQ
- a CDS encoding hydroxymethylglutaryl-CoA synthase family protein is translated as MKIGIDRIGAYVPSEVLRAEVLAEARDIPLGKLKDGLGVHAMAVVPPWEDTVSLAANAGLRALGDDVAAEEIGLCIVGTESGVDHSKPTAIFVHELLGLPSNCRTYEVKHACFGGTAALLTAMDWIASGSARGRKALVIASDIAKYPPGSAGEPTQGAGAVALVVSENPALVEMDRSTTGVFAGQVHDFWRPLDQTQAIVDGKYSVDCYLEALEHAFADYARQQESEDNGEPLSDRFARLIFHAPFPRMASKAHTRMVVDDWQSNSARSAQLPEDLTELVEKDAGERVDPTLWATRLIGNTYTASMYFGLAAILEREAAELEGKTLGFFSYGSGCCSEFFAGQIVEGASRVAEKIGLGELLERRKEVSMAEYERHHAKSDLRATENPEKPGSHFAGPIYFAGTIDEKRTYASHGRGASVAR